A stretch of Gammaproteobacteria bacterium DNA encodes these proteins:
- the panC gene encoding pantoate--beta-alanine ligase — protein sequence MLQVNTISELRQWRKTCLAEGKRVAFVPTMGNLHDGHLTLVREARKHADVVIASIFVNPLQFGANEDLDSYPRTPEQDRAALMAEGVQCLFMPSVTEMYPRGEAEQTFVEVPGLGGILCGASRPGHFRGVATVVCRLFNLVQPDVAVFGKKDYQQLMVIRLMTADLGMPIDIIGVDTVRETDGLAMSSRNNYLDAAERQQAPVLYSVLRQLAECLQSQGIAGINACRESCVARLKPAGFELDYLELRRQADLAPPQANDTALVILVAARLGKTRLIDNLEVDLKLPA from the coding sequence TGCGCCAGTGGCGCAAAACCTGTCTTGCCGAAGGCAAGCGCGTGGCATTTGTGCCGACCATGGGTAACTTGCACGACGGTCACCTGACCCTGGTGCGCGAAGCCAGGAAACATGCGGATGTGGTTATTGCCAGCATCTTTGTTAACCCGCTGCAATTTGGTGCCAATGAGGACCTGGACAGTTACCCGCGTACGCCCGAGCAGGACCGGGCGGCATTGATGGCCGAAGGTGTGCAGTGCCTGTTCATGCCATCGGTGACCGAGATGTACCCGCGGGGCGAGGCTGAGCAAACCTTTGTCGAAGTCCCCGGGCTTGGCGGAATATTGTGCGGCGCCTCGCGACCGGGGCATTTTCGTGGCGTGGCGACGGTGGTCTGTCGGCTATTTAACCTGGTGCAGCCGGATGTGGCTGTATTTGGCAAAAAAGACTACCAGCAGCTCATGGTCATCCGGCTGATGACCGCTGACCTGGGCATGCCTATCGACATTATCGGCGTCGATACCGTGCGCGAAACCGATGGCCTGGCCATGAGTTCGCGCAACAATTACCTGGATGCCGCCGAGCGTCAGCAAGCGCCGGTACTATATAGTGTGCTGCGGCAGCTGGCCGAGTGCCTGCAATCACAGGGAATTGCCGGGATAAATGCCTGTCGCGAGTCTTGTGTTGCCCGGCTAAAGCCCGCTGGATTTGAGCTGGATTACCTGGAGCTGCGCCGACAGGCGGACCTGGCACCGCCGCAGGCGAACGATACGGCGCTGGTGATCCTGGTGGCGGCGCGGCTGGGCAAAACCCGCCTGATTGATAATCTTGAGGTGGATTTGAAACTCCCGGCCTAA
- a CDS encoding aspartate 1-decarboxylase has translation MQRTLLKAKVHRATVTHSELHYEGSVAIDEVLLKAADIMEYEQLEVYNVTNGERFSTYAIRAEAGSGVISVNGAAAHRANPGDIIIICTYARVDESEVAGFKPRLVYVDSHNAIIRLGHSIPVQAA, from the coding sequence ATGCAACGTACATTGCTTAAAGCCAAGGTGCATCGCGCCACGGTGACACACTCTGAACTGCATTACGAAGGCTCGGTTGCCATTGATGAAGTGCTGCTGAAAGCGGCGGACATTATGGAATACGAGCAGCTGGAAGTGTACAACGTTACCAATGGTGAGCGTTTCAGCACCTACGCGATTCGTGCCGAGGCCGGTTCCGGCGTGATTTCGGTCAACGGCGCTGCCGCTCACCGTGCCAATCCCGGCGATATCATTATTATCTGTACGTACGCGCGTGTTGATGAGAGCGAGGTCGCCGGGTTCAAGCCGCGACTGGTATACGTCGACAGCCATAACGCCATTATCCGTCTCGGTCACTCCATCCCGGTCCAGGCCGCCTGA